A window of Hevea brasiliensis isolate MT/VB/25A 57/8 chromosome 14, ASM3005281v1, whole genome shotgun sequence contains these coding sequences:
- the LOC110660012 gene encoding receptor-like protein EIX2 has product MDIFSVLKVVLTFICLIVREFACNVNAQMMDCLESDREALVDFRKGLIDPGNRLSTWQGTNCCQWQGIICDGRTGAVITVDLHNPHPPNVGKVLQDSIPSDSSAGDRYGFWNLSGKLRPSLTALKSLRHLDLSFNSFIGIPIPSFFDSWENLQYLNLSNAGFSGVIPPNLGNLTSLQYLDVTDYDLHVLSAENLDWVTGLVSLKYLAMSGVNLSVVGSNWAGQLNKLPHLTELHLYSCLLSGSIASPISVNFTSLAVVDLSFNSFNSRFPAWLANISSLVSLDVSFSSLNVGRFPHAFSELPNLRFLKLVDTFNKARCSKIFTGSWKKIEVLDLSFNRLYGKLPASLGNMTSLTYLSLYWNDIQGRIPSSIGKLCNLKYLSLRFNNLKGKIPEFLGGTVNCTSETPFPSLEVLVLSSNQLVGQLPNWLGSLKNLAVLDLEYNSLQGPIPPLGNLKKLVVLKLAENELNGTLPDSLQYLSELYELDVSNNHFTGIFSEAHFSKLSKLKTLYLSGNSFILNVTSFWVPPFQLESLYISSCCLNSSFPVWLKSQSDIIYLHFSNASVSGIVPDWFWDMSANLKDLNASFNQLQGRLPNPLKLSADVLDLSSNLFEGHIPLPSVPISVLDLSNNQLSGPIPNRLGEVLATTRFFSLSGNQLTGVIPISLGDMMSAQVIDLSRNNLTGSIPSNLGNCSSLKVLDLQHNNLSGEIPGSLSQLNMLQTLHLSNNKFSGEILSFLHNWSSLETLDLGYNRLTGNIPPLTGNVLPNLRILSLRSNTLSGEIPSELSNLSSLQILDLAENALNGTIPASFINLKAMAQVQRVNHYLFFGMSARHYYEESFTANLKNQFQTFTKTLSILTSLDLSGNNLDGKIPEGLMKLAGLMVLNLSGNNFTGQIPESVSELKQLLSLDLSSNKLSGPIPPSISSLSFLGYLNLSNNNLSGEIPYKGQITTFDAPSFAGNPALCGAPLDVNCIVTNSDNKTRRPNKNDGNNGFIDKWFYLSIGLGFAAGILVPFLVLAIRGSWSHAYFLLVDKTVEKILYLAGKDAMHCRNHRRFRV; this is encoded by the coding sequence ATGGATATTTTTTCAGTTCTGAAAGTTGTATTAACCTTCATATGTTTGATAGTACGAGAATTTGCTTGCAATGTCAATGCCCAGATGATGGATTGCCTAGAGTCTGATAGAGAAGCTCTTGTTGACTTTAGAAAGGGTCTTATTGATCCTGGAAACCGGCTCTCAACATGGCAAGGAACCAACTGCTGCCAATGGCAGGGAATAATTTGTGATGGCAGAACTGGAGCTGTTATTACAGTGGATCTCCACAACCCGCATCCACCAAATGTTGGTAAAGTGCTCCAAGACTCAATTCCTTCTGATTCTTCTGCCGGTGACAGGTATGGATTCTGGAACCTGAGTGGGAAGCTTAGACCTTCACTAACGGCACTCAAGTCCTTGAGACATCTAGACTTGAGTTTCAACTCATTTATTGGTATTCCCATTCCCAGTTTTTTTGACTCTTGGGAGAACTTGCAGTATCTAAACCTATCAAATgctgggtttagtggtgtaattcCTCCAAATTTGGGGAACCTCACAAGCTTGCAGTATCTTGATGTCACTGATTATGACTTACATGTTTTAAGCGCTGAAAATCTTGATTGGGTGACTGGTCTTGTCTCACTGAAATATTTGGCAATGAGTGGAGTTAACTTATCAGTTGTAGGATCAAACTGGGCTGGGCAATTGAACAAGCTTCCCCATTTAACTGAGTTACACTTATATTCTTGTCTCTTATCTGGATCCATTGCATCTCCTATATCTGTTAATTTTACTTCACTTGCAGTAGTAGACCTCAGTTTTAACAGCTTCAACTCAAGGTTCCCCGCCTGGCTTGCGAACATCAGTAGCCTGGTTTCCCTTGATGTGAGCTTTAGCAGCTTGAATGTTGGTAGATTTCCACATGCTTTTAGTGAATTACCCAATTTGCGGTTCCTGAAACTTGTGGATACTTTCAACAAAGCACGTTGTTCTAAAATATTTACTGGAAGCTGGAAGAAGATAGAAGTTCTTGATTTGTCGTTCAATCGTTTATATGGAAAACTCCCTGCCTCCCTTGGAAACATGACATCTCTTACTTATCTCAGTCTTTATTGGAATGACATCCAGGGAAGGATTCCAAGTTCAATTGGCAAACTTTGCAACCTGAAATATCTTTCCTTGAGGTTTAATAACCTTAAAGGAAAGATACCTGAATTCCTTGGAGGTACAGTAAACTGCACTTCTGAAACTCCTTTCCCCAGCTTGGAGGTCTTAGTGCTGAGTTCAAACCAGTTGGTTGGTCAATTGCCAAATTGGCTTGGTAGCCTTAAAAATCTGGCTGTTCTTGATTTGGAGTACAACTCACTTCAAGGTCCAATCCCTCCTTTAGGCAATTTGAAAAAGCTAGTTGTACTCAAGCTTGCTGAAAATGAACTAAATGGTACCCTCCCTGATAGTTTACAATACCTTTCTGAGCTGTATGAACTGGATGTCTCAAACAATCACTTCACAGGAATATTTTCTGAAGCACATTTCTCAAAGCTAAGCAAATTGAAAACCTTGTATTTGTCTGGAaactctttcattttgaatgtcaCTTCCTTTTGGGTTCCTCCATTTCAGCTGGAGTCTCTTTACATTAGTTCTTGCTGTCTAAACTCTTCATTTCCTGTTTGGCTTAAATCTCAAAGCGACatcatttatctacatttctcaAATGCCAGTGTTTCAGGAATTGTGCCCGATTGGTTTTGGGATATGTCTGCTAATCTGAAGGACTTAAATGCTTCTTTCAACCAATTACAAGGTAGATTACCAAATCCATTAAAATTATCTGCCGATGTTTTGGATTTGAGTTCGAACCTCTTTGAAGGGCACATTCCTCTTCCTAGTGTCCCCATATCGGTTCTAGATCTTTCAAACAATCAACTTTCCGGTCCTATCCCAAATAGATTAGGTGAAGTGTTAGCAACAACAAGGTTCTTTTCTCTTTCCGGGAATCAACTGACCGGTGTGATTCCAATCTCTCTAGGAGATATGATGTCAGCTCAAGTAATTGATCTTTCAAGAAACAATTTAACAGGAAGCATTCCATCCAATTTAGGAAATTGTTCTTCTCTAAAGGTTCTAGATCTTCAACACAACAACTTGTCCGGCGAGATTCCAGGATCTTTGAGTCAGCTAAATATGCTTCAAACACTTCACCTCAGCAACAACAAATTCTCAGGTGAAATACTATCATTTCTCCATAATTGGTCGAGTTTGGAAACTCTGGACCTTGGatacaacaggttgacaggaaaTATCCCACCTTTGACCGGCAATGTTCTCCCGAATCTTAGAATACTTAGCTTGAGGTCAAATACCTTATCTGGTGAAATTCCCTCAGAGCTTTCAAATTTAAGTTCGCTGCAAATTCTGGACCTGGCAGAAAATGCGTTGAATGGCACTATTCCAGCAAGCTTTATCAATCTTAAAGCAATGGCACAAGTTCAGCGGGTAAATCATTACCTATTTTTTGGAATGAGCGCTAGGCATTACTATGAAGAAAGCTTCACTGCCAATTTAAAAAACCAGTTTCAAACATTTACCAAGACCCTGTCCATTCTGACTAGCCTAGACCTTTCTGGAAACAATTTAGATGGAAAGATTCCCGAGGGACTGATGAAACTTGCAGGTCTAATGGTTTTGAACTTGTCAGGGAACAATTTCACTGGTCAAATTCCTGAAAGCGTCTCAGAATTGAAACAGTTGCTGTCTCTTGATCTCTCAAGCAATAAGCTCTCAGGTCCAATTCCTCCCAGCATATCTTCATTGTCCTTTTTGGGATACCTGAACTTATCAAACAATAATTTATCTGGCGAAATCCCTTACAAAGGGCAGATAACAACTTTCGATGCACCATCTTTTGCTGGAAATCCTGCTCTATGTGGAGCTCCACTTGATGTCAACTGTATAGTCACCAACTCGGATAACAAAACGAGGAGACCTAATAAGAATGACGGTAACAATGGCTTCATTGACAAGTGGTTTTATTTGAGCATTGGATTGGGATTTGCCGCAGGTATCTTAGTACCTTTTCTTGTTTTGGCAATCAGAGGATCTTGGAGTCATGCCTACTTCTTGCTTGTGGACAAAACCGTTGAAAAGATATTATATTTGGCAGGAAAAGATGCTATGCATTGCAGGAACCATCGCCGTTTCAGGGTTTAG
- the LOC110645880 gene encoding LRR receptor-like serine/threonine-protein kinase ERECTA, which produces MNLHNPHPPNAGKMDLHNPHPPNVGKMDLQNPLPSDSSASDRYGFWNLSGELRPSLTALKSLRYLDLSFNTFSGIPIPSFFDSWQNLQYLNLSNAGFSGVLQYLDVTDYDLHVLSAENLDWATGLVSLKYLAMSGVNLSVIRSNWVGQLNKLPHLTELHLCSCLLTGSISSPISVNFTSLAVVDLSFNRFNSRFPAWLANISSLVSIDVSFSGLNVGRFPHVFSELPNLRFLKLVNTFNKAHWKDSKFNWQTLQPEISFLELSSLKNLAVLDLEYNSLRPILPLGNLKKLVVLWLSENELNGTLPDSLQHFSELYLLDVSNNHLTGIISEAHFSELSKLKTLDLSGNSFIFNVTSFWIPPFQLESLYISSCFPNCSFPVWLKSQSDIIYLHFSNASTSGIVPDCFWTMSANLKDLNASSTNYKFQTFTKTLSILTGVDLSRNNLDGKIPEELMKLAGLMVLNLSGNHFTGQIPESVSKLKQLLSLDLSSSKLSCPIPPSISSLSFLGYLNLSNNNLPGKIPYKGQITTFDPPSFTGNPALCGAPLDVNCTAPTRITKRGDLIRMTVTMASLTSGFT; this is translated from the exons ATGAATCTCCACAATCCACATCCACCAAATGCTGGCAAAATGGATCTCCACAATCCACATCCACCAAATGTTGGCAAAATGGATCTCCAAAACCCACTTCCTTCTGATTCTTCTGCCAGTGACAGGTATGGATTCTGGAACCTGAGTGGGGAGCTTAGGCCTTCATTAACAGCACTCAAGTCTTTGAGATATCTAGACTTGAGTTTCAACACCTTTAGTGGCATCCCCATTCCCAGTTTCTTTGACTCTTGGCAGAACTTGCAATATCTAAACCTATCAAATGCTGGGTTTAGTGGAGTATTGCAGTATCTTGATGTCACTGATTATGACTTACATGTTTTAAGTGCTGAAAATCTTGATTGGGCGACTGGTCTTGTCTCCCTGAAATATTTGGCAATGAGTGGAGTTAACTTATCAGTTATAAGATCAAACTGGGTTGGGCAATTGAACAAGCTTCCCCATTTAACTGAGTTGCACTTATGTTCTTGTCTCTTAACTGGATCCATTTCATCTCCTATCTCTGTTAATTTTACTTCACTTGCAGTCGTAGACCTCAGTTTTAACAGATTCAACTCAAGGTTCCCAGCCTGGCTTGCGAACATCAGTAGCCTGGTTTCCATTGATGTGAGCTTTAGCGGCTTGAATGTTGGGAGATTTCCACACGTTTTTAGTGAATTACCCAATTTGCGATTCCTGAAACTTGTGAATACTTTCAACAAAGCACATT GGAAGGATTCCAAGTTCAATTGGCAAACTTTGCAACCTGAAATATCTTTCCTTGAG CTCAGTAGCCTTAAAAATCTTGCTGTTCTTGATTTGGAGTACAACTCACTTCGCCCAATCCTTCCTTTAGGCAATTTGAAAAAACTAGTTGTACTCTGGCTTTCTGAAAATGAACTAAATGGTACCCTCCCTGATAGTTTACAGCACTTTTCTGAGCTGTATCTACTGGATGTTTCAAACAATCACTTGACAGGAATAATTTCTGAAGCACATTTTTCAGAGCTAAGCAAATTGAAAACCTTGGATTTGTCTGGAAACTCTTTCATTTTCAATGTCACTTCCTTTTGGATTCCTCCATTTCAGCTGGAGTCTCTTTACATTAGTTCTTGCTTTCCAAACTGTTCATTTCCTGTGTGGCTTAAATCTCAAAGCGACatcatttatctacatttctcaAACGCCAGTACTTCAGGAATTGTGCCCGATTGTTTTTGGACTATGTCTGCTAATCTGAAGGACTTAAATGCTTCTTCAACCAATTACAAG TTTCAAACATTTACCAAGACTCTGTCCATTCTGACTGGCGTAGACCTTTCTCGAAACAATTTAGACGGAAAGATTCCTGAAGAACTGATGAAACTTGCAGGTCTAATGGTTTTGAACTTGTCAGGGAACCATTTCACTGGTCAAATTCCTGAAAGCGTCTCAAAATTGAAACAGTTGTTGTCTCTTGATCTCTCAAGCAGTAAGCTTTCATGTCCAATTCCTCCCAGCATATCTTCATTGTCTTTTTTGGGGTACCTGAACTTATCCAACAATAATTTACCTGGCAAAATCCCTTACAAAGGGCAGATAACAACTTTTGATCCACCATCTTTTACTGGAAATCCTGCTCTATGTGGAGCTCCACTTGATGTCAACTGTACAGCACCAACTCGGATAACAAAACGAGGAGACCTAATAAGAATGACAGTAACAATGGCTTCATTGACAAGTGGTTTTACTTGA
- the LOC110645877 gene encoding receptor-like protein EIX1, whose product METFPFLWIICLLSGELFCGGVAHLAHCNAADRKALLDLKRGLNDSWNRLSSWHGTNCCKWSGIACDNTTGAILAVDLPNSSGLQPLGGEIRPSLAKLKSLKHLDLSGNEFRGKIPHFLFSLVNLQYLNLSFAGFSGAIPPNLGNISSLQLLDVSSVSLNVDNLEWVSCLLSLKYLAMNYVDLSKVGREWIEPLNKLPLLSELHLEFCGLSSFIYSLPSVNFTSLKVLNLQGSFFQAKLPTWFVNISSLISVDIENGGLTGRIPLGFGELPNLQSLKLSYNMKLSASSFQLFTRSWKKIRVLDLSINVLHGRLPAHLGNMTSLIYFDLHNNNIEGGIPSSIGNLSNLQYIDLSLNKLTGSLPDSIGQLKNLVELRLNNNLLQGSIPDSIGNLQRLATLTLSSNKLNGTLPDSIGLLSELSSLDVSLNKLTGIISEAHFHRLRKLVEIILSANSFILNVSSNWVPPFQVIVLHMGSCHLGPSFPSWLRSQKQVKVLDFSGAGISDSIPNWFWDMTSILARLNVSFNSLEGHTPNSFNITPYAGVDMSSNQFKGPIPLLNVLLLDLSNNQFSGSIPENIGQAMSSLTFLSLSGNKLSGAIPTSIGQMSVLDVFDLSYNNLAGSIPSSIGNCSSLTVLDLQNNNLSGGIPKSMGQLTGLQTLHLSNNQFSGEIPSSLQNLSKLETLDFGNNMLTGNLGSWFVEAFPHLRILSLRCNNFYGKLPLALSNLSSLQILDLAENKFNGSIPASFGDLKAMGQEQTVGDYLRYGTIDENHYYQENIRVVMNGLELQYTKTLFLLTSIDLSGNHFYGALPEEITKLVGLETLNLSRNHISGQIPKSISEMRQLLSLDLSGNMLSGPIPQSISSLTFLANLNVSNNDLSGMIPSANQMSTFNASSFAGNPGLCGDPLAVKCPNDSNNGGDNYPDGGGKADQADNGNGFIDKWFYMSVGMGFAVGLLIPYLVFAMKRSWGGVYFAFVDGTAYRLSSEKMKAAMRRRNRSTR is encoded by the coding sequence ATGGAAACCTTTCCATTTCTTTGGATTATCTGTCTCTTATCTGGAGAATTATTTTGTGGTGGAGTAGCTCATTTGGCGCACTGCAATGCAGCTGATAGGAAGGCTCTTCTTGACCTTAAAAGGGGTCTTAATGATTCTTGGAACCGGCTCTCCTCATGGCATGGAACCAATTGCTGTAAATGGTCAGGAATAGCTTGTGACAATACAACTGGTGCTATTCTCGCAGTTGATCTCCCAAATTCATCAGGTCTTCAGCCATTAGGTGGGGAGATAAGACCTTCACTGGCAAAACTTAAGTCCTTGAAACATCTGGATTTAAGTGGGAACGAATTCAGAGGTAAAATTCCTCATTTCTTGTTCTCTTTGGTGAACTTGCAATATCTAAACCTGTCATTTGCTGGGTTTAGTGGGGCAATTCCTCCAAATCTTGGAAACATCTCTAGCTTGCAGCTTCTTGATGTCTCTTCAGTTAGTTTAAATGTTGATAATCTTGAATGGGTGAGTTGTCTTCTATCGCTGAAATATTTGGCAATGAATTATGTAGACCTTTCAAAGGTAGGACGAGAATGGATTGAGCCATTAAACAAGCTTCCACTTTTATCTGAGTTGCACTTAGAATTTTGTGGTTTATCCAGTTTCATCTATTCTCTTCCTTCCGTTAATTTTACTTCTCTTAAAGTGTTAAACCTTCAAGGCAGCTTCTTCCAGGCCAAGTTGCCGACTTGGTTTGTGAACATTAGCAGCCTCATATCTGTTGACATCGAAAATGGCGGCTTGACTGGAAGGATTCCGCTTGGTTTTGGCGAATTGCCAAATTTGCAGTCCTTGAAGCTTAGTTATAATATGAAACTCTCAGCCAGCTCCTTCCAACTGTTTACAAGAAGCTGGAAAAAGATACGAGTTCTCGACTTAAGTATCAATGTACTACATGGTAGACTTCCTGCTCATCTTGGAAATATGACATCTCTCATTTATTTTGATTTACACAACAATAATATTGAGGGTGGTATTCCAAGCTCCATTGGTAATCTTTCTAACTTGCAGTATATTGACTTGTCATTGAATAAACTGACAGGAAGTTTACCAGATTCAATTGGCCAGCTCAAGAATCTTGTTGAACTTCGGTTGAACAATAACTTGCTTCAAGGTTCCATCCCTGATTCTATTGGAAATTTACAGCGTTTAGCTACCCTCACGCTTTCATCAAATAAGCTAAATGGTACTCTGCCTGATAGCATTGGGCTGCTCTCTGAGTTGTCTTCCCTTGATGTTTCTCTCAATAAATTGACAGGTATTATTTCAGAAGCACATTTTCATAGGTTGAGGAAACTGGTGGAAATTATTTTATCAGCAAATTCATTCATTTTAAATGTCAGCTCCAATTGGGTCCCTCCTTTCCAAGTCATTGTCTTGCATATGGGTTCATGCCATCTAGGTCCATCCTTCCCCTCTTGGCTTAGATCTCAAAAACAGGTCAAAGTTTTAGATTTCTCAGGGGCTGGTATTTCAGATTCTATCCCAAATTGGTTCTGGGACATGACTAGCATTCTAGCCCGTTTGAATGTTTCTTTCAATAGTTTAGAGGGTCATACACCAAATTCATTCAATATAACTCCTTATGCAGGGGTTGATATGAGCTCCAACCAATTCAAAGGACCCATTCCTCTTCTAAATGTCTTGTTACTAGATCTTTCTAATAACCAGTTTTCTGGTAGTATACCGGAAAATATTGGTCAAGCCATGTCATCGTTAACATTTCTTTCACTTTCTGGTAACAAGTTGTCCGGTGCAATCCCAACCTCAATAGGACAGATGTCAGTACTCGATGTCTTTGATCTCTCATACAATAACTTGGCAGGAAGCATTCCCTCAAGCATAGGAAATTGTTCTTCCCTCACTGTTCTAGACCTTCAAAATAACAATTTGTCTGGTGGGATTCCAAAATCTATGGGTCAGCTAACTGGGCTTCAAACACTTCACCTGAGCAATAACCAATTCTCAGGAGAAATCCCATCATCTCTTCAGAATTTGTCAAAGTTGGAAACTTTAGATTTTGGAAACAATATGTTAACAGGGAATTTAGGAAGTTGGTTTGTAGAAGCGTTTCCGCATCTCAGGATACTAAGCTTGAGGTGTAATAACTTTTATGGAAAACTTCCCTTGGCGCTTTCAAATTTGAGTTCCTTGCAAATTTTGGACCTGGCAGAAAACAAGTTCAATGGTTCCATTCCTGCTTCCTTCGGCGATCTTAAGGCCATGGGTCAAGAGCAAACGGTTGGAGATTATTTGCGTTATGGAACTATTGATGAGAATCACTATTACCAAGAAAACATTCGTGTGGTCATGAATGGCCTTGAACTGCAGTACACCAAAACTCTTTTCCTTCTAACCAGCATTGATCTTTCCGGAAACCATTTCTATGGAGCGCTACCTGAAGAAATAACAAAATTAGTTGGTTTGGAGACATTGAACCTGTCAAGAAACCACATAAGTGGCCAGATTCCTAAGAGCATTTCAGAAATGCGTCAGCTATTATCTCTTGATCTCTCAGGCAATATGCTTTCAGGTCCTATTCCACAAAGTATATCTTCATTGACATTTCTAGCGAATTTGAATGTGTCAAACAATGACTTGTCAGGTATGATACCTTCTGCAAATCAGATGTCAACTTTTAATGCATCCTCTTTCGCTGGGAACCCTGGTCTATGCGGAGATCCTCTTGCGGTGAAGTGTCCTAACGATTCAAACAATGGAGGTGACAATTATCCAGATGGTGGGGGAAAAGCTGATCAGGCTGACAATGGCAATGGCTTCATTGATAAATGGTTTTACATGAGCGTTGGGATGGGATTTGCAGTAGGTTTATTGATTCCTTATTTAGTTTTTGCAATGAAAAGGTCTTGGGGTGGAGTATACTTTGCATTTGTGGATGGAACTGCTTATAGATTGTCAAGTGAGAAAATGAAAGCAGCTATGAGAAGAAGAAATCGGAGCACACGctga